Proteins encoded by one window of Enterobacter hormaechei subsp. xiangfangensis:
- the ribF gene encoding bifunctional riboflavin kinase/FAD synthetase, with protein sequence MKLIRGIHNLSQAPHGCVLTIGNFDGVHRGHQALLQGLRKEGEARGLPVVVMIFEPQPLELFAGEKSPARLTRLREKLRYLAESGVDYVLCVRFDRRFAALTAQNFVSDLLVRQLGVQFLAVGDDFRFGAGRQGDFLLLQKAGLEYGFDVTSTMTFCEGGVRVSSTAVRQALANDELDTAETLLGHPFTISGRVVHGDALGRTIGFPTANIPLRRQVSPVKGVYAVEVAGLGEKPFYGVANIGTRPTVAGVRQQLEVHLLDVVMDLYGRHIDVILRKKIRNEQRFASLDELKAQIARDELTAREFFGL encoded by the coding sequence ATGAAGCTGATACGCGGCATACATAATCTCAGTCAAGCCCCGCACGGGTGCGTGCTGACCATTGGTAATTTCGACGGCGTGCATCGTGGGCATCAGGCGCTGTTGCAGGGATTGCGTAAAGAAGGCGAGGCGCGAGGCCTGCCCGTCGTGGTGATGATTTTCGAGCCTCAGCCGCTGGAGCTGTTTGCAGGCGAGAAATCCCCCGCGCGGCTGACGCGTCTGCGTGAGAAGTTACGCTACCTGGCGGAGTCAGGGGTGGACTACGTCCTGTGTGTACGGTTCGACCGTCGTTTTGCCGCGCTGACCGCACAAAATTTTGTCAGCGACCTGTTGGTCAGGCAGCTTGGCGTGCAGTTTCTCGCCGTGGGCGATGATTTCCGCTTTGGCGCTGGTCGTCAGGGCGATTTCTTGTTATTACAGAAGGCTGGCCTGGAGTACGGGTTTGACGTCACCAGTACAATGACCTTCTGCGAGGGCGGCGTGCGCGTCAGCAGCACGGCGGTACGTCAGGCGCTGGCGAACGATGAACTGGACACGGCAGAAACGCTGCTGGGTCACCCGTTCACGATTTCAGGTCGCGTGGTCCATGGCGATGCGCTGGGCCGCACGATAGGTTTCCCGACGGCGAATATACCGCTGCGTCGTCAGGTCTCCCCGGTTAAAGGGGTCTATGCGGTGGAAGTGGCAGGACTGGGCGAGAAGCCTTTCTACGGCGTCGCCAACATTGGCACACGTCCAACGGTTGCCGGTGTGCGTCAACAGTTAGAAGTACACCTGCTGGACGTTGTAATGGACCTGTATGGTCGCCATATAGATGTGATACTGCGTAAAAAAATACGCAATGAACAGCGATTCGCTTCGCTGGATGAACTTAAGGCGCAAATCGCGCGAGATGAATTAACGGCCCGCGAGTTTTTTGGGCTTTAG
- the ileS gene encoding isoleucine--tRNA ligase has protein sequence MSDYKSTLNLPETGFPMRGDLAKREPGMLARWTDDDLYGIIRAAKKGKKTFILHDGPPYANGSIHIGHSVNKILKDIIVKSKGLAGYDSPYVPGWDCHGLPIELKVEQEYGKPGEKFTAAEFRAKCREYAATQVDGQRADFIRLGVLGDWSHPYLTMDFKTEANIIRALGKIIGNGHLHKGAKPVHWCVDCRSALAEAEVEYYDKTSPSIDVAFEAVDQDAIKAKFGLPGVSGPVSLVIWTTTPWTLPANRAISLSGEFEYALVQIDGRAVILAKDLVESVLKRANITDYTVLGTVKGDALELMRFKHPFLDFDVPAILGDHVTLDAGTGAVHTAGGHGPDDYNISLKYGLEIANPVGPDGSYLPGTYPVLDGVNVFKANDIIVDMLRTSGALLHVEKMQHSYPCCWRHKSPIIFRATPQWFVSMDQKGLREQSLKEIKGVQWIPDWGQARIESMVANRPDWCISRQRTWGVPMSLFVHKETQELHPNTLELMEEVAKRVEVDGIQAWWDLDARDILGADADNYEKVPDTLDVWFDSGSTHASVVDVRPEFAGHAADMYLEGSDQHRGWFMSSLMISTAMKGKAPYRQVLTHGFTVDGQGRKMSKSIGNTVSPQDVMNKLGADILRLWVASTDYTGEMAVSDEILKRAADSYRRIRNTARFLLANLNGFDPVKDMVKPEEMVVLDRWAVGCAKAAQEDILKAYESYDFHEVVQRLMRFCSIEMGSFYLDIIKDRQYTAKADSVARRSCQSALYHIAEALVRWMAPIMSFTADEIWGYLPGDREKYVFTGEWYEGLFDLSSTEAMNDAYWDELLKVRGEVNKVIEQARADKKVGGSLEATVTLYAEPELAAKLTALGDELRFVLLTSGAKVADYAEASADAQQSELLKGLKVALSKADGEKCPRCWHYTTDVGQVAEHADICGRCVSNVAGDGEKRKFA, from the coding sequence ATGAGTGACTATAAATCAACCCTGAATTTGCCGGAAACAGGGTTCCCGATGCGCGGCGATCTCGCCAAGCGTGAACCGGGAATGCTGGCGCGTTGGACCGATGATGACCTGTACGGCATCATTCGTGCAGCCAAAAAAGGCAAAAAAACCTTCATTCTGCATGATGGCCCTCCATATGCGAATGGCAGCATTCATATTGGTCACTCTGTAAACAAGATTCTGAAAGACATTATCGTGAAGTCCAAAGGACTCGCGGGATATGACTCGCCTTACGTTCCGGGCTGGGACTGCCATGGTCTGCCAATTGAGCTGAAAGTGGAGCAAGAGTACGGTAAGCCGGGTGAGAAGTTCACCGCCGCAGAATTCCGCGCGAAATGCCGCGAATACGCTGCCACCCAGGTTGACGGTCAGCGCGCTGACTTTATCCGTCTGGGCGTGCTGGGCGACTGGTCGCATCCGTACCTGACCATGGATTTCAAAACCGAAGCCAACATCATCCGTGCGCTGGGTAAAATCATCGGCAACGGTCACCTGCACAAAGGCGCGAAGCCGGTGCACTGGTGTGTGGACTGCCGTTCTGCGCTGGCAGAAGCGGAAGTAGAGTATTACGACAAAACCTCGCCTTCTATCGACGTGGCGTTCGAAGCGGTCGATCAGGATGCGATCAAAGCTAAATTTGGTCTGCCTGGGGTAAGCGGTCCAGTCTCGCTGGTTATCTGGACAACCACCCCGTGGACGCTGCCTGCTAACCGCGCGATCTCCCTCTCTGGCGAGTTTGAGTATGCGCTGGTGCAGATTGATGGCCGTGCGGTTATCCTGGCGAAAGACCTGGTCGAAAGCGTACTGAAACGCGCGAACATCACCGATTACACCGTGCTGGGCACCGTAAAAGGCGACGCGCTGGAACTGATGCGCTTCAAACACCCATTCCTGGACTTCGACGTTCCGGCGATTCTGGGCGACCACGTAACGCTGGACGCGGGTACCGGTGCGGTACATACCGCCGGTGGTCACGGCCCTGACGACTACAACATCAGCCTGAAGTACGGTCTGGAAATCGCCAACCCGGTTGGGCCGGACGGCTCCTACCTGCCTGGCACCTACCCGGTGCTGGACGGCGTCAACGTCTTCAAAGCGAACGACATTATTGTCGACATGCTGCGCACCAGCGGCGCGCTGCTGCACGTTGAAAAAATGCAGCACAGCTATCCGTGCTGCTGGCGCCACAAGTCGCCAATCATCTTCCGTGCGACCCCGCAGTGGTTCGTCAGCATGGATCAGAAGGGCCTGCGCGAGCAGTCTCTGAAAGAGATCAAAGGCGTGCAGTGGATCCCGGACTGGGGCCAGGCGCGTATCGAATCCATGGTGGCTAACCGTCCTGACTGGTGTATCTCCCGTCAGCGCACCTGGGGCGTGCCGATGTCGCTGTTCGTGCACAAAGAGACGCAGGAACTGCATCCGAACACCCTGGAACTGATGGAAGAAGTGGCGAAACGCGTTGAAGTTGACGGCATTCAGGCGTGGTGGGATCTCGACGCCCGCGACATCCTGGGCGCGGACGCGGACAACTACGAGAAAGTGCCGGATACCCTGGACGTGTGGTTCGACTCCGGTTCAACCCATGCCTCTGTGGTTGACGTGCGCCCTGAGTTCGCCGGTCACGCTGCCGACATGTATCTCGAAGGCTCCGACCAACACCGCGGCTGGTTCATGTCATCCCTGATGATCTCCACCGCCATGAAGGGCAAAGCACCTTACCGTCAGGTACTGACTCACGGCTTCACCGTGGATGGTCAGGGCCGTAAGATGTCCAAGTCCATCGGTAACACCGTTTCGCCGCAGGACGTAATGAACAAGCTGGGCGCGGACATCCTGCGTCTGTGGGTAGCCTCTACCGACTACACCGGCGAAATGGCGGTGTCTGACGAGATCCTGAAGCGTGCTGCCGACAGCTATCGTCGTATCCGTAACACCGCGCGCTTCCTGCTGGCGAACCTGAACGGGTTCGATCCGGTAAAAGATATGGTGAAGCCGGAAGAGATGGTCGTGCTCGATCGCTGGGCGGTAGGCTGCGCGAAAGCGGCGCAGGAAGATATCCTGAAAGCGTATGAGTCTTACGATTTCCACGAAGTGGTGCAGCGCCTGATGCGCTTCTGCTCCATCGAGATGGGCTCGTTCTACCTCGACATCATTAAAGACCGTCAGTACACCGCGAAAGCGGACAGCGTGGCGCGCCGCAGCTGTCAGTCTGCGCTGTACCACATCGCAGAAGCGCTGGTGCGCTGGATGGCGCCGATCATGTCCTTCACCGCGGATGAAATCTGGGGTTACCTGCCGGGCGACCGTGAGAAGTATGTCTTCACCGGCGAGTGGTATGAAGGTCTGTTCGATCTCTCCAGCACCGAAGCGATGAACGATGCCTATTGGGACGAGCTGCTGAAAGTGCGTGGCGAAGTGAACAAGGTTATCGAGCAGGCGCGCGCTGACAAGAAAGTCGGTGGCTCTCTGGAAGCGACGGTGACCCTGTACGCAGAGCCTGAGCTGGCCGCGAAGCTGACCGCGCTGGGCGATGAATTACGATTTGTCCTGTTGACCTCTGGTGCGAAAGTTGCGGATTATGCCGAGGCGTCTGCTGATGCTCAGCAGAGCGAACTGCTCAAAGGACTGAAGGTCGCGCTGAGCAAAGCCGACGGTGAAAAATGCCCGCGTTGCTGGCATTACACCACTGATGTCGGTCAGGTGGCGGAACACGCAGACATCTGCGGACGCTGTGTAAGCAACGTCGCCGGTGACGGCGAAAAACGTAAGTTTGCCTGA
- the fkpB gene encoding FKBP-type peptidyl-prolyl cis-trans isomerase: MSKSVQSNSAVLVHFTLKLDDGSTAESTRNNGKPALFRLGDTSLSEGLEQQLLGLKEGEKKAFSLEPDAAFGVPSPDLIQYFSRREFMDAGEPEIGAIMLFTAMDGSEMPGVIREINGDSITVDFNHPLAGRTVHFDVEVLEIDPALEA, encoded by the coding sequence ATGTCTAAATCCGTACAGAGCAACAGCGCGGTTCTCGTTCACTTTACGCTGAAGCTGGATGACGGCTCTACGGCCGAATCCACCCGCAACAACGGCAAACCAGCCCTGTTTCGTCTTGGCGATACCTCCCTGTCTGAAGGTCTTGAGCAGCAGCTTCTCGGTCTGAAAGAGGGTGAGAAAAAAGCCTTTTCGCTGGAGCCGGATGCCGCGTTTGGCGTGCCAAGCCCGGATCTGATCCAGTACTTCTCCCGTCGTGAGTTTATGGACGCGGGTGAACCGGAGATCGGGGCAATTATGCTCTTTACCGCTATGGACGGCAGCGAAATGCCTGGCGTGATCCGCGAAATCAACGGCGACTCGATTACCGTTGACTTTAACCATCCGCTTGCCGGGCGCACTGTCCATTTTGATGTAGAAGTGCTGGAGATCGATCCGGCACTGGAGGCCTGA
- the ispH gene encoding 4-hydroxy-3-methylbut-2-enyl diphosphate reductase, which produces MQILLANPRGFCAGVDRAISIVENALEIYGAPIYVRHEVVHNRYVVDSLRERGAIFIEQISEVPDGAILIFSAHGVSQAVRNEAKNRDLTVFDATCPLVTKVHMEVARASRRGEESILIGHAGHPEVEGTMGQYSNPEGGMYLVESPEDVFTLNVKNEARLSFMTQTTLSVDDTSDVIDALRQRFPKIVGPRKDDICYATTNRQEAVRALAEQADVVLVVGSKNSSNSNRLAELAQRMGKAAFLIDDATDIQEAWVKNAVCVGVTAGASAPDILVQNVIARLQELGGGEAVPLEGREENIVFEVPKELRIDAREVE; this is translated from the coding sequence ATGCAGATCCTGTTGGCTAACCCGCGCGGTTTTTGCGCCGGTGTAGACCGCGCTATCAGCATTGTTGAAAACGCGCTGGAGATTTACGGCGCGCCGATTTACGTGCGTCACGAAGTGGTGCACAACCGCTACGTGGTCGACAGCCTGCGCGAGCGCGGTGCGATTTTTATCGAGCAGATTAGCGAAGTGCCGGACGGCGCAATTCTCATCTTCTCCGCGCACGGCGTCTCGCAGGCGGTACGCAACGAGGCGAAAAACCGCGATCTGACCGTTTTCGATGCCACCTGTCCGCTGGTGACCAAAGTGCATATGGAAGTGGCGCGCGCCAGCCGTCGCGGTGAAGAGTCAATTCTGATTGGTCACGCCGGTCACCCGGAAGTGGAAGGCACCATGGGCCAGTACAGCAACCCGGAAGGGGGCATGTATCTGGTTGAGTCACCGGAAGACGTCTTTACGCTGAATGTGAAAAACGAAGCCCGACTGTCGTTTATGACCCAGACGACGCTTTCCGTGGACGACACCTCAGACGTGATTGACGCCCTGCGCCAGCGCTTCCCGAAAATCGTCGGGCCGCGCAAAGATGATATCTGCTACGCAACCACCAACCGTCAGGAAGCCGTGCGCGCGCTGGCTGAACAGGCGGACGTGGTGCTGGTGGTCGGCTCGAAAAACTCCTCTAACTCTAACCGTCTGGCCGAACTGGCGCAGCGTATGGGGAAAGCGGCGTTTTTAATCGACGACGCAACGGACATTCAGGAAGCGTGGGTGAAAAACGCGGTCTGCGTCGGTGTTACCGCAGGCGCTTCAGCGCCGGATATTCTGGTGCAGAACGTCATTGCCCGCTTGCAAGAGCTGGGCGGTGGCGAAGCGGTGCCGCTGGAAGGCCGCGAAGAGAACATTGTCTTTGAAGTGCCGAAAGAGTTGCGTATTGACGCGCGAGAAGTGGAATAG
- the carA gene encoding glutamine-hydrolyzing carbamoyl-phosphate synthase small subunit, with protein sequence MIKSALLVLEDGTQFIGRAIGATGSAVGEVVFNTSMTGYQEILTDPSYSRQIVTLTYPHIGNVGTNAADEESSQVHAQGLVIRDLPLIASNFRNTEDLSSYLKRHNIVAIADIDTRKLTRLLREKGAQNGCIIAGDNLDATLALEKAKAFPGLNGMDLAKEVTTAEAYSWTQGSWTLEGDLPEAKPESELPFHVVAYDFGAKRNILRMLVDRGCRLTVVPAQTSAEDVLKMNPDGIFLSNGPGDPAPCDYAIDAIKSFLETDIPVFGICLGHQLLALASGANTVKMKFGHHGGNHPVKDIDNNTVMITAQNHGFAVDEATMPANLRVTHKSLFDGTLQGIHRTDKPAFSFQGHPEASPGPHDAAPLFDHFIELIEQYRKIAK encoded by the coding sequence TTGATTAAGTCAGCGCTATTGGTTCTGGAAGACGGAACCCAGTTTATCGGTCGGGCCATAGGGGCAACGGGTTCGGCGGTTGGGGAAGTCGTTTTCAATACTTCAATGACCGGTTATCAAGAAATCCTCACTGATCCTTCCTATTCTCGCCAAATCGTTACTCTTACTTATCCTCATATCGGCAATGTCGGCACCAATGCGGCTGACGAAGAATCCTCTCAGGTACATGCGCAAGGCCTGGTCATTCGCGACCTGCCGCTGATTGCCAGCAACTTCCGCAACACCGAAGACCTCTCTTCTTACCTGAAGCGCCATAACATTGTGGCGATTGCCGATATCGATACCCGTAAGCTGACGCGTCTGCTGCGCGAGAAGGGCGCACAAAACGGTTGTATCATCGCAGGGGATAACCTCGATGCGACGCTGGCGCTGGAAAAAGCGAAAGCCTTCCCGGGTCTGAACGGTATGGACCTGGCGAAAGAAGTGACCACGGCGGAAGCCTACAGCTGGACGCAGGGTAGCTGGACGCTGGAAGGCGACCTGCCGGAAGCGAAACCGGAAAGCGAGCTGCCGTTCCACGTGGTGGCCTACGATTTTGGCGCCAAGCGCAACATCCTGCGTATGCTGGTTGACCGTGGCTGCCGCCTGACGGTCGTCCCGGCACAAACGTCTGCGGAAGATGTTCTGAAGATGAACCCGGACGGCATCTTCCTCTCTAACGGTCCTGGCGACCCGGCGCCGTGCGACTACGCTATCGACGCCATCAAGTCCTTCCTTGAAACCGATATCCCGGTATTCGGCATCTGTCTCGGCCATCAGCTGCTGGCGCTGGCGAGCGGAGCGAACACCGTCAAGATGAAGTTCGGCCACCACGGTGGTAACCACCCGGTGAAAGATATCGACAACAACACGGTGATGATCACCGCGCAGAACCACGGCTTCGCTGTGGATGAAGCGACGATGCCGGCTAACCTGCGCGTGACGCACAAATCACTGTTCGATGGTACCTTGCAGGGTATCCATCGTACCGATAAGCCTGCGTTCAGCTTCCAGGGCCACCCTGAAGCCAGCCCGGGCCCACACGATGCCGCACCGCTGTTCGATCACTTCATCGAACTTATTGAGCAATACCGTAAGATCGCTAAATAA
- the dapB gene encoding 4-hydroxy-tetrahydrodipicolinate reductase — MHNAQIRVAIAGAGGRMGRQLIQAALQMDGVALGAALEREGSSLLGADAGELAGAGKTGVTVQSSLEAVKEDFDVFIDFTRPEGTLAHLAFCRQHGKGMVIGTTGFDDAGKQAIQDAATDIAIVFAANFSVGVNVMLKLLEKAAKVMGNYTDIEIVEAHHRYKVDAPSGTALAMGEAIAHALDRDLKECAVYTREGHTGERVPGTIGFATVRAGDIVGEHTAMFADIGERVEITHKASSRMTFANGAVRAALWLNAKEKGLFDMRDVLDLNNL; from the coding sequence ATGCATAATGCACAGATCCGCGTTGCTATTGCGGGCGCGGGTGGACGTATGGGTCGCCAGCTGATTCAGGCGGCACTACAGATGGATGGCGTGGCACTCGGCGCGGCGCTGGAGCGTGAGGGTTCATCCCTGCTGGGAGCCGATGCAGGCGAACTGGCGGGCGCGGGCAAGACAGGCGTAACCGTACAGAGCAGCCTTGAGGCAGTGAAAGAAGACTTTGATGTGTTCATCGACTTTACCCGTCCGGAAGGCACGCTGGCTCATCTGGCGTTTTGCCGTCAGCACGGTAAAGGGATGGTGATTGGTACCACTGGTTTCGATGATGCCGGTAAACAGGCCATTCAGGACGCAGCCACCGACATTGCGATTGTCTTCGCTGCGAACTTTAGCGTCGGCGTTAACGTCATGCTGAAACTGCTGGAAAAGGCAGCGAAGGTGATGGGCAATTATACCGACATTGAGATTGTTGAAGCACACCACCGCTATAAAGTTGATGCTCCATCAGGCACGGCGCTGGCGATGGGCGAAGCGATTGCTCATGCACTTGATAGGGATTTAAAAGAGTGCGCGGTCTATACCCGTGAAGGACATACCGGCGAACGCGTGCCCGGGACAATTGGTTTCGCAACCGTTCGTGCAGGCGATATCGTCGGTGAACATACGGCGATGTTCGCCGATATTGGCGAACGTGTTGAGATTACCCACAAAGCGTCAAGCCGCATGACGTTTGCGAATGGTGCAGTTCGCGCCGCTTTGTGGCTTAACGCGAAGGAAAAGGGTCTTTTTGATATGCGAGATGTGCTTGATCTCAATAATTTGTAA
- the lspA gene encoding signal peptidase II, with protein sequence MSKTLCSTGLRWLWLVVVVLIIDLGSKFLILQNFALGDTVPLFPSLNLHYARNYGAAFSFLADSGGWQRWFFAGIAIGICVVLAVLMYRSKATQKLNNIAYALIIGGALGNLFDRLWHGFVVDMIDFYVGDWHFATFNLADSAICVGAALIVLEGFLPKPAAKEQA encoded by the coding sequence ATGAGTAAAACTCTCTGTTCAACAGGACTGCGCTGGCTGTGGCTGGTGGTGGTGGTGCTGATTATTGATTTGGGCAGCAAGTTCCTGATCCTCCAGAATTTCGCTCTGGGGGATACGGTCCCGCTGTTCCCGTCGCTTAACCTGCACTACGCCCGCAACTACGGTGCGGCGTTTAGTTTCCTTGCCGACAGCGGTGGCTGGCAGCGCTGGTTCTTCGCGGGTATCGCTATCGGTATCTGCGTCGTGCTGGCGGTGCTGATGTACCGCTCGAAGGCCACGCAAAAGCTGAATAACATCGCCTACGCGCTGATCATTGGCGGCGCGCTGGGTAACCTGTTTGACCGCCTGTGGCACGGCTTTGTGGTCGATATGATCGACTTCTACGTCGGCGACTGGCACTTCGCGACCTTTAACCTCGCCGATAGCGCAATATGCGTTGGTGCGGCGTTAATCGTGCTGGAAGGCTTCTTGCCTAAACCGGCTGCGAAAGAGCAGGCGTAA